A genomic window from Slackia heliotrinireducens DSM 20476 includes:
- a CDS encoding NifU family protein, producing the protein MAVDRERIERVLELIRPSLQADGGDLELVDVGDDGVVTVHLTGACNGCPLSQLTLANGVRRVLKERVPSVTDVRAV; encoded by the coding sequence ATGGCAGTAGATAGGGAACGTATCGAGAGGGTTCTGGAGCTCATCCGTCCGAGCCTGCAGGCTGACGGCGGCGACCTGGAACTGGTCGATGTCGGCGACGACGGAGTTGTGACCGTCCATCTGACCGGCGCGTGCAACGGTTGCCCGCTGAGCCAGCTCACATTGGCAAACGGCGTCAGGCGCGTCCTGAAGGAGCGTGTGCCTTCCGTTACCGATGTTCGTGCTGTGTAA
- a CDS encoding desulfoferrodoxin family protein has product MDVKFLKCEKCGSVVINLWPGEEGVCEGGPTELVAGSVDAAREKHIPVVTVDGQKVHVEVGEVPHPMTEPHLIARIVLVTKKGYQVAELTPEDAPVADFMMVEGDEAVKVYEYCNLHGLWVKEL; this is encoded by the coding sequence ATGGATGTCAAATTCTTGAAATGCGAAAAGTGCGGTTCCGTCGTCATCAACCTGTGGCCCGGTGAGGAAGGCGTCTGCGAAGGCGGCCCGACCGAGCTTGTCGCCGGTTCTGTGGATGCCGCCCGCGAGAAGCACATTCCCGTCGTGACCGTCGACGGCCAGAAGGTTCACGTCGAGGTGGGCGAAGTTCCTCATCCCATGACCGAGCCCCATCTGATCGCCCGCATCGTCCTGGTCACCAAGAAGGGCTACCAGGTTGCCGAGCTTACGCCCGAAGATGCCCCCGTGGCCGACTTCATGATGGTCGAGGGCGACGAGGCCGTTAAGGTGTACGAGTATTGCAACCTTCATGGGCTGTGGGTGAAGGAGCTCTAG
- the lgt gene encoding prolipoprotein diacylglyceryl transferase, protein MLNDIYQSLDPVALTLGPLQIRWYGLAYIFGFILAGLLLVHLSRRWKLKMSEDSIYTVLMCIVLGIILGARIGYCLFYGDGYYLAHPLKILAINEGGMSFHGGLLGVLIGGFVASRITHVPFATLTDLGAVMAPLGLFLGRCANFVNGELWGGPTDLPWGVVFGGVAGNMPRHPSQLYEAVLEGLVLFAILYCLARRNPPHPRGTYIGTFLLGYGVFRFLIEFIRQPDAQIGYLLGDWFTMGQLLSLPLVVAGVALLIYARVKKLPQQGEPEGE, encoded by the coding sequence ATGTTGAACGACATCTACCAATCGTTGGACCCTGTCGCCCTTACGCTGGGTCCGCTTCAAATCCGTTGGTACGGACTGGCGTACATCTTCGGCTTCATCTTGGCGGGATTGCTGCTTGTGCACCTTTCGCGCCGCTGGAAGCTCAAGATGAGCGAAGACTCCATCTACACGGTGCTCATGTGCATCGTGCTGGGCATCATCCTAGGTGCCCGCATCGGCTACTGTCTCTTCTACGGAGATGGATATTACCTGGCGCATCCGCTCAAGATCCTGGCCATTAACGAAGGCGGCATGAGCTTCCACGGAGGTCTTCTGGGCGTGCTCATCGGTGGATTCGTTGCGTCGCGCATCACGCACGTTCCCTTCGCCACGCTGACCGACCTGGGTGCGGTCATGGCTCCGTTGGGGCTGTTTTTGGGCCGTTGCGCCAATTTCGTCAACGGCGAGCTGTGGGGAGGACCCACCGACCTGCCCTGGGGCGTCGTGTTCGGCGGCGTTGCGGGTAATATGCCCCGGCATCCGTCCCAGCTGTACGAAGCCGTCCTCGAGGGTCTTGTCCTGTTCGCCATCCTGTATTGCCTGGCGCGTAGGAACCCGCCGCATCCGCGAGGCACCTACATCGGCACTTTTCTTTTGGGCTACGGCGTGTTCCGGTTCCTTATCGAGTTCATCCGCCAGCCCGACGCCCAGATCGGGTACCTCCTGGGCGATTGGTTCACCATGGGTCAGCTGCTGTCGTTGCCGCTGGTGGTCGCAGGAGTTGCATTGTTGATATATGCACGGGTGAAAAAACTTCCGCAACAGGGCGAACCCGAGGGAGAATAG
- a CDS encoding LCP family protein yields MPIKRRPPSSSQINRTSQQVRNASVTNRITTNRITSTSKRRQISNTRKTRAVRQGEISHVLPDSSSRESRREYESRMARPQYFERESINRRKQSMHALIPIILGALLVAAIIFGFVYLKVLDSRVMYNDDALDAVLAEPASGEPYYLLLAGDFAKDGEASETDAVVLVRIDEAANRADVIGIPSNTRISVSDGSNVLLKDVISSSGPAEMVYGLQNLLGIDIAHVMTTDADGFVELVDMLDGVTVVVEDNVVDQDAGDIILSPGRQHLTGEEALYLCRANDYASTDNVRERMVSAVAIGLYHDACNLGTLKYAVSMDRMSKLFKSDMGTREMRSLLKDLKDLRKGELYAASIQTYTASEEGSMYETVDLDNWAEMLERIDAGEEPQVDPLAAIKAVDPASFTVTVNNGGEVVGAATQAGEILTDQGFKVESIGNANMAVYDETLVVYQDMDLADSAEAVVTTLGIGRAIYDPVYYAFNTDVLVVVGNDWDVDSRTIAEAEAAKAISGEGSGDVDAVQDETTQTQETQE; encoded by the coding sequence ATGCCGATCAAACGTAGACCGCCCAGCTCGTCGCAGATCAACCGAACCTCGCAGCAGGTACGCAACGCGAGCGTTACCAACCGAATAACCACGAACCGCATCACGTCGACGTCCAAGCGCCGTCAGATCAGCAACACGCGAAAAACCAGGGCCGTTCGCCAGGGCGAGATCAGCCATGTGCTGCCCGATTCATCCTCGAGGGAGTCGCGTCGCGAATACGAATCGCGCATGGCGCGCCCGCAGTATTTCGAACGGGAGAGCATAAACAGGCGCAAGCAGTCGATGCATGCGCTCATACCCATTATCCTGGGGGCGCTGCTCGTTGCGGCGATCATTTTCGGGTTCGTGTACCTGAAAGTGCTGGACAGCCGTGTAATGTACAACGATGACGCCCTGGACGCCGTCCTTGCCGAACCTGCGTCTGGCGAGCCGTACTACCTGCTGTTGGCAGGCGACTTCGCAAAAGACGGCGAGGCCTCCGAAACCGATGCGGTTGTGCTGGTCAGAATCGACGAGGCCGCCAACAGGGCCGATGTGATCGGCATCCCTTCGAACACGCGGATTTCCGTATCCGACGGGTCGAATGTTCTGCTTAAAGACGTGATTTCCTCGTCGGGCCCCGCCGAGATGGTCTACGGGCTGCAGAACCTGTTGGGCATCGACATTGCACACGTCATGACCACGGATGCCGACGGCTTCGTCGAGCTGGTCGACATGCTCGACGGGGTCACAGTGGTGGTCGAAGACAACGTGGTCGACCAGGACGCCGGCGACATCATTTTGTCTCCCGGACGCCAGCACCTCACAGGCGAGGAGGCGCTGTACCTATGCCGCGCCAACGATTACGCATCGACGGACAACGTTCGCGAACGCATGGTTTCGGCCGTGGCCATCGGCCTATACCACGACGCCTGCAATCTGGGCACCTTGAAGTACGCTGTCAGCATGGACCGCATGTCGAAGCTCTTTAAGAGCGATATGGGCACGCGCGAAATGCGTTCGCTTCTGAAAGACCTGAAGGACCTGCGCAAGGGCGAGCTGTACGCGGCCTCCATCCAGACCTACACCGCGTCCGAAGAGGGGAGCATGTACGAGACGGTTGATCTAGACAACTGGGCTGAGATGCTCGAACGCATCGATGCCGGCGAAGAGCCCCAGGTCGACCCGCTGGCAGCCATTAAGGCCGTCGATCCCGCATCGTTCACCGTCACCGTGAACAACGGAGGCGAGGTTGTGGGCGCCGCCACCCAGGCAGGCGAAATCTTGACCGACCAGGGCTTCAAGGTCGAATCCATCGGAAACGCCAACATGGCCGTGTATGACGAGACGCTGGTTGTGTACCAAGATATGGACCTGGCCGATTCCGCCGAGGCGGTCGTCACCACCTTGGGCATCGGCCGTGCCATATACGACCCTGTGTACTACGCGTTCAACACCGACGTGCTTGTGGTCGTGGGCAACGACTGGGATGTGGATTCGCGTACCATAGCGGAAGCCGAAGCCGCTAAGGCCATCTCCGGCGAAGGTTCCGGTGACGTCGATGCGGTCCAAGACGAAACAACCCAAACCCAGGAAACCCAGGAATAG
- the murA gene encoding UDP-N-acetylglucosamine 1-carboxyvinyltransferase, whose product MSKEMFVIEGGTPLKGEVAISGAKNSALKLMAAAILGQGKSTIHNVPDISDIFIMSKVLERLGAVITREDHTLVIDTADMDTWETPYELVSKMRASIAVLGPLVARFGQARVAKPGGCNLGARNIDIHMVGMQALGVAFDEDHGNIVATTPNGLKGAYVALDFPSVGATENTMMCAVTAEGTTTIENAAREPEIEDLANMLNAMGAKVSGAGTSTITVEGVSLSDLHPCEHTTCGDRIEAGTFMVAGALMGGPVTARGIDPDYLRMAIMKLTAMGCDVETGEDWITVSRTKPLKAVEIQTLPHPGFPTDLQAQFMLLAAVAEGNSSITENVFENRFMFAAEIARMGAQISIEDHHATVEGVSSLEGTGVKATDLRCGAALVLAGVFAEGTTEVHRAYHVDRGYEDYVGKLTKLGAKVHREPDDEIYY is encoded by the coding sequence ATGTCCAAGGAAATGTTTGTCATCGAAGGCGGCACTCCGCTGAAAGGCGAGGTCGCCATTTCGGGAGCGAAGAACTCCGCCCTTAAGCTTATGGCCGCAGCCATCCTGGGCCAAGGCAAATCGACCATCCATAACGTGCCCGATATTTCTGACATCTTCATCATGTCGAAGGTGCTTGAGAGGCTCGGCGCCGTCATCACCCGTGAAGACCACACGCTGGTCATCGACACCGCAGACATGGACACCTGGGAGACCCCTTATGAGCTGGTCTCCAAGATGCGTGCTTCGATCGCCGTGCTGGGTCCGTTGGTGGCCCGCTTCGGCCAAGCCCGCGTGGCCAAGCCGGGCGGATGCAACCTGGGTGCCCGCAACATCGACATCCACATGGTCGGCATGCAGGCGCTGGGCGTCGCATTCGACGAAGACCACGGCAACATCGTGGCCACCACACCCAACGGCCTGAAAGGCGCATACGTCGCGCTCGATTTCCCGAGCGTGGGCGCTACCGAGAACACCATGATGTGCGCGGTTACCGCCGAAGGCACCACCACCATCGAGAACGCCGCCCGCGAGCCCGAGATCGAGGACCTTGCCAACATGCTCAACGCCATGGGCGCCAAGGTTTCCGGCGCAGGCACGTCCACCATCACGGTCGAGGGCGTTTCCCTGTCCGACCTGCACCCCTGCGAACATACGACCTGCGGCGACCGTATCGAGGCGGGCACCTTCATGGTGGCCGGCGCCTTGATGGGCGGCCCCGTAACGGCCCGCGGCATCGATCCCGACTACCTGCGCATGGCGATCATGAAACTTACCGCCATGGGCTGCGACGTGGAGACGGGGGAGGATTGGATCACGGTGTCCCGCACCAAGCCGCTCAAGGCAGTGGAAATCCAGACGCTGCCTCATCCGGGGTTCCCCACCGACTTGCAGGCCCAGTTCATGCTGCTAGCGGCTGTGGCCGAGGGCAACTCGTCCATCACGGAGAACGTGTTCGAGAACCGCTTCATGTTCGCCGCTGAAATCGCACGCATGGGCGCGCAGATCTCCATCGAAGACCACCACGCGACGGTGGAGGGGGTTTCGTCCCTTGAAGGCACCGGCGTGAAGGCCACCGACCTGCGCTGCGGCGCAGCGCTCGTGCTTGCGGGCGTCTTCGCCGAAGGCACCACGGAGGTCCATCGCGCCTACCATGTCGACCGTGGTTACGAAGACTACGTCGGCAAGCTGACGAAACTCGGCGCCAAGGTTCACCGCGAGCCCGATGACGAGATCTACTATTAG
- the rplT gene encoding 50S ribosomal protein L20: MPRVKRAVHAHKKRRVVLKRAKGYYGAKSRSYRAAKEQVQHSLQYAYRDRRNKKREIRRLWITRINAACRINDMSYSRFMNGLKKAGVELDRKVLSDMAITDPDAFAQLVQVAKAAL, from the coding sequence ATGCCTCGCGTTAAACGTGCAGTCCATGCCCACAAGAAGCGTCGCGTCGTTCTGAAGCGCGCCAAGGGTTACTACGGTGCGAAATCCCGTTCTTACCGTGCCGCTAAAGAACAGGTCCAGCATTCTCTTCAGTATGCCTATCGTGACCGTCGCAACAAGAAGCGTGAGATCCGTCGTCTCTGGATCACCCGCATCAACGCTGCGTGCCGCATCAACGACATGTCCTACAGCCGTTTCATGAACGGTCTGAAGAAGGCCGGCGTCGAGCTCGACCGCAAGGTGCTCTCCGACATGGCTATCACCGACCCTGACGCATTTGCCCAGCTGGTCCAGGTTGCCAAGGCAGCTCTGTAA
- the rpmI gene encoding 50S ribosomal protein L35: MPKMKTHSGSKKRFRVTPTGKIMRGKAYKSHIKTKKSPKRIRNFRKDTELAAADRKVVATRLGLR, translated from the coding sequence ATGCCTAAGATGAAGACTCACAGCGGCAGCAAGAAGCGCTTCCGCGTCACGCCCACGGGCAAGATCATGCGTGGCAAGGCATACAAGAGCCACATCAAGACCAAGAAGAGCCCCAAGCGTATCCGTAATTTCCGCAAGGACACTGAGCTGGCTGCCGCCGACCGCAAGGTCGTCGCCACCCGCCTTGGCCTCCGCTAA
- the infC gene encoding translation initiation factor IF-3, with amino-acid sequence MQKEVGAIAAQEPRLNDEINVRECRLIGYDGTQMGIYDVREALRIAENQQLDLVEIAPNANPPVCRIMDYGKFKYDQAIKAKQARKKQTKVEIKEMKFRPKIDIGDYTTKKKHIIRFLQDGAKVKITIMFRGREMAHPDQGLSILERLADDLKDVAVVENQPKMEGRNMHMLIAPLPSTVKKTAKANKEEK; translated from the coding sequence ATGCAAAAGGAGGTGGGCGCAATAGCAGCTCAAGAGCCCAGGCTCAACGACGAGATCAACGTTCGTGAGTGCCGTCTGATCGGATACGATGGAACGCAGATGGGTATCTACGATGTGCGTGAAGCGCTTCGTATTGCTGAGAACCAGCAGCTCGACCTGGTCGAGATCGCCCCGAATGCGAATCCGCCCGTGTGCCGTATCATGGACTACGGGAAGTTCAAGTACGACCAGGCCATCAAGGCCAAGCAGGCGCGCAAGAAGCAGACGAAGGTCGAAATCAAGGAGATGAAGTTCCGTCCGAAGATCGACATCGGGGACTACACCACCAAGAAGAAGCACATCATCCGCTTCCTTCAGGACGGTGCCAAGGTGAAGATCACCATCATGTTCCGCGGTCGTGAAATGGCCCACCCCGACCAGGGTCTGTCCATTCTCGAGCGTCTGGCTGATGATCTCAAAGACGTCGCAGTCGTCGAGAACCAGCCCAAGATGGAAGGCCGTAACATGCACATGCTTATCGCGCCTCTGCCTTCCACGGTCAAGAAGACCGCCAAGGCCAATAAAGAAGAGAAGTAA
- a CDS encoding histidinol-phosphatase HisJ family protein: MQRAPIVDCHMHTFHSDGEPSVEENVQAALAAGCRIMAATDHLALAEWMDCSIERDRIEAYWQDIAEARGRHPEIEIVCGFEADWYPGVENDISFIRPAATYVLGSVHYLDEYAIDWDGDLQIWELMSADDVWKRYVDDWCEACFCPFGFDSMAHPDLIKLFGRGEHAPSRPLEQMWGQMAEAAREADVHVEINTAALRKHLGEFYPSPGLLRAFFDAEVPITVGSDAHKAQDVCAGIQDAYRFAFETGYRTLDVPRALGGWTTFEL; this comes from the coding sequence ATGCAGCGTGCGCCCATCGTAGATTGCCACATGCATACATTCCACTCCGACGGAGAGCCTTCCGTAGAAGAGAACGTGCAGGCGGCACTGGCCGCCGGATGCCGCATCATGGCCGCCACAGACCACTTGGCGCTTGCCGAATGGATGGACTGCTCCATCGAACGCGATCGCATCGAGGCCTATTGGCAGGACATCGCCGAAGCACGTGGTCGCCATCCGGAAATCGAGATAGTCTGCGGGTTCGAAGCCGACTGGTACCCCGGCGTGGAAAACGACATCTCCTTCATCCGGCCCGCCGCCACCTATGTGCTGGGTTCCGTCCATTACCTGGACGAATACGCGATTGACTGGGATGGCGACCTGCAAATCTGGGAACTCATGTCCGCCGACGACGTCTGGAAGCGCTACGTGGACGACTGGTGCGAGGCATGCTTTTGCCCCTTCGGTTTCGACTCCATGGCGCACCCCGACCTGATCAAGCTTTTCGGCCGCGGCGAACACGCACCCTCGCGGCCCTTGGAGCAGATGTGGGGCCAGATGGCCGAAGCCGCCCGCGAGGCCGATGTCCATGTGGAGATCAACACGGCGGCGCTCCGCAAGCACCTGGGAGAGTTCTACCCTTCCCCCGGGCTTTTGCGTGCGTTCTTCGATGCGGAGGTACCGATTACCGTAGGGTCCGACGCCCACAAGGCACAAGACGTGTGCGCCGGTATCCAGGACGCTTACCGGTTCGCCTTCGAAACCGGCTACCGCACGCTGGACGTCCCGCGTGCGCTGGGCGGTTGGACGACCTTCGAGCTGTAG
- the hisI gene encoding phosphoribosyl-AMP cyclohydrolase: MDIKYDDRGLVPAIVQQYDTGEVLMMAWMNAESLELTRKTGTTWFWSRSRQELWNKGATSGNMQQVKSIAMDCDGDTLLVQVDSPGPACHTGNRTCFFTDITS, from the coding sequence ATGGATATAAAATACGACGACCGCGGATTGGTGCCGGCCATCGTGCAACAGTACGACACGGGCGAGGTGCTCATGATGGCGTGGATGAACGCCGAATCGCTGGAGCTTACGCGTAAGACGGGCACCACCTGGTTCTGGTCGCGTTCACGTCAGGAATTGTGGAACAAGGGCGCCACCAGCGGAAACATGCAGCAGGTCAAAAGCATCGCAATGGATTGCGACGGTGATACGCTGCTGGTGCAGGTGGATTCGCCGGGCCCGGCATGCCATACCGGCAACCGAACCTGCTTCTTCACGGATATCACGTCCTAG
- the hisF gene encoding imidazole glycerol phosphate synthase subunit HisF, giving the protein MLTKRVIPCLDVNDGRVVKGVNFVDLIDAGDPVELAQAYDREGADEVIFLDITATSDDRKTTIELASHASEQLRIPYTVGGGFRDIDSMRTMVAAGADKVSLNSAAVKNPQLITMAAQAFGSQAVICAIDAKRVGKGDKWEVYVAGGRKPTGIDAVEWAVAAAKAGAGEILLTSMDRDGTKDGFDLALTRTVARAVPIPVIASGGVGSLEHFAEGVIEGEADAVLAASVFHFGTYTIRQVKEYMASQGIPVRLDF; this is encoded by the coding sequence GTGCTTACGAAACGCGTCATCCCGTGCTTGGACGTCAACGACGGCCGCGTGGTCAAAGGCGTCAACTTCGTCGACCTCATCGATGCAGGCGATCCGGTGGAGCTAGCGCAGGCCTACGACAGGGAAGGTGCCGACGAGGTCATCTTTCTGGACATCACGGCTACGTCTGACGACCGCAAGACCACCATCGAACTGGCCTCGCACGCATCCGAGCAGCTCCGCATACCCTACACGGTGGGAGGCGGATTCCGCGATATCGACTCCATGCGCACGATGGTGGCCGCCGGAGCCGACAAGGTGTCCCTGAATTCTGCTGCAGTCAAGAATCCGCAGCTCATCACGATGGCAGCTCAGGCGTTCGGCAGCCAGGCAGTCATCTGCGCCATCGATGCCAAGCGCGTCGGTAAGGGCGACAAGTGGGAAGTCTACGTGGCGGGCGGCCGAAAGCCGACCGGCATCGACGCCGTAGAGTGGGCCGTTGCCGCAGCCAAGGCCGGAGCCGGCGAGATCCTTCTGACCTCTATGGACCGCGACGGCACTAAGGACGGCTTCGATTTGGCCTTGACCAGGACCGTTGCGCGCGCTGTGCCCATCCCGGTCATCGCATCGGGCGGCGTGGGCTCGCTTGAGCACTTCGCAGAAGGCGTTATCGAAGGCGAAGCCGATGCCGTGCTGGCAGCCAGCGTGTTCCATTTCGGTACATACACCATCCGCCAGGTGAAGGAGTACATGGCAAGCCAGGGCATTCCTGTCCGCCTCGATTTCTAA
- the hisA gene encoding 1-(5-phosphoribosyl)-5-[(5-phosphoribosylamino)methylideneamino]imidazole-4-carboxamide isomerase: MEFFPAIDIFNGNVVRLSQGDYNRVTVYEEDPSVMARAFRDAGASWIHVVDLNGARGEAGVNDEAIRALCETEGIGIEVGGGVRSIERIRELRELGVSRIVLGTKLARDPEFARQAAEQFGEYLVAGVDAKDGIVAVQGWMETDGLTADDLLANLSDMRFRHVVYTDIARDGMQTGIDQATYRHAAEVAGFPVVVSGGVSTLDDIKDIASWGEGIVEGIISGRAIYEGVFTVEEALAACRGEE, translated from the coding sequence ATGGAGTTCTTTCCCGCAATCGACATCTTCAACGGCAATGTGGTGCGTCTGTCGCAAGGTGACTACAACCGCGTGACCGTATACGAGGAGGATCCGTCCGTGATGGCCCGCGCGTTCCGCGACGCTGGCGCATCTTGGATTCACGTGGTCGATCTGAACGGCGCCCGCGGAGAGGCAGGCGTCAACGACGAGGCTATCCGCGCGCTGTGCGAGACCGAGGGCATCGGCATCGAGGTAGGCGGCGGCGTGCGCAGCATCGAGCGCATCCGTGAGCTGCGCGAGCTAGGCGTTTCCCGCATCGTGCTGGGAACGAAGCTGGCCCGCGACCCAGAATTCGCCCGTCAGGCCGCCGAGCAGTTCGGCGAGTACCTGGTGGCCGGCGTGGATGCCAAAGACGGCATCGTCGCAGTTCAGGGCTGGATGGAGACGGACGGCTTGACCGCCGACGATCTTTTGGCCAACCTGTCTGACATGAGGTTCCGCCATGTGGTGTACACCGACATCGCCCGCGACGGCATGCAGACCGGCATCGACCAGGCGACGTACCGCCATGCGGCCGAGGTTGCAGGATTTCCCGTGGTGGTTTCAGGCGGCGTGTCCACGCTCGACGACATCAAGGACATCGCGAGCTGGGGCGAAGGCATCGTCGAGGGCATTATATCGGGACGCGCCATCTACGAGGGCGTTTTCACGGTTGAAGAGGCCCTGGCCGCGTGCCGCGGAGAGGAGTAG
- the hisH gene encoding imidazole glycerol phosphate synthase subunit HisH translates to MTKNIVVVDYHKGNLSSVERGLDDAGASALISDKPADIESADGVVIPGVGAFADAMAFMNESGQAEALRTAIAQGKPFLGICLGTQLMFDRGCENVPQDGSVGFERDGVYWVEGLGFLKGACVRLPEVGLKVPHVGWDQVSITEAGQTCALLTPDMDGRNFYFTHSYVSVPEDPEVIAATTDYAKVFPSIVCKGNAFGCQFHPEKSSRTGALIMQRFVELV, encoded by the coding sequence ATGACCAAGAACATCGTCGTGGTCGACTACCATAAAGGCAATCTTTCCAGCGTCGAGCGCGGGCTGGACGATGCCGGCGCATCCGCGTTGATTTCCGACAAGCCCGCCGACATCGAATCCGCCGATGGCGTGGTGATTCCCGGCGTCGGGGCGTTCGCCGATGCCATGGCGTTCATGAACGAAAGCGGCCAGGCCGAAGCCTTGCGCACGGCCATCGCACAGGGCAAGCCCTTCCTGGGCATCTGCCTAGGAACGCAGCTCATGTTCGACCGCGGGTGCGAGAACGTGCCGCAGGACGGCTCGGTCGGCTTCGAGCGCGACGGTGTGTACTGGGTAGAAGGCCTGGGGTTTTTGAAGGGTGCATGCGTGCGTCTGCCCGAGGTGGGGCTCAAGGTTCCCCATGTGGGTTGGGACCAAGTCTCCATTACGGAGGCGGGTCAGACCTGCGCGCTGCTTACGCCTGACATGGACGGCCGGAACTTCTACTTCACCCACTCGTACGTGTCGGTGCCTGAAGACCCCGAAGTAATCGCGGCAACCACCGACTATGCGAAGGTGTTCCCATCCATCGTGTGCAAGGGCAACGCCTTCGGCTGCCAGTTCCATCCTGAGAAATCATCCCGCACCGGCGCGCTCATCATGCAGCGCTTCGTCGAGCTGGTGTAG
- the hisB gene encoding imidazoleglycerol-phosphate dehydratase HisB, with product MRQAHVARATKETDIAIELELDGTGCVDVSTGVGFFDHMLDAFGRHGLFDLKVQAKGDIQVDDHHTVEDCGIVLGQAFAQAIGDKKGIRRFGSSYVPMDETLVLAAVDFSGRGQAYYEVPVATQKVGTFDTELAKEFFIAFAREAGVTLHVRLICGENSHHIIEAAFKACGRALREACEDDPRVEGVPSTKGSL from the coding sequence ATGAGACAGGCACATGTGGCTCGCGCCACGAAAGAGACCGATATCGCAATCGAGCTGGAGCTGGACGGAACCGGTTGTGTGGACGTGTCCACTGGCGTGGGGTTCTTCGACCACATGCTGGACGCCTTCGGACGCCACGGCCTGTTCGACCTCAAGGTTCAGGCTAAAGGCGACATCCAGGTGGACGACCACCACACCGTCGAGGACTGCGGCATCGTGCTGGGCCAGGCGTTCGCCCAGGCCATCGGCGACAAGAAGGGCATCCGCCGCTTCGGGTCGTCATACGTGCCCATGGACGAGACGCTGGTGCTTGCCGCCGTCGACTTCTCCGGCCGCGGCCAGGCATACTACGAGGTGCCTGTCGCCACGCAGAAGGTGGGCACGTTCGACACGGAGTTGGCGAAGGAATTCTTCATCGCGTTCGCCCGTGAGGCCGGCGTCACGCTGCACGTTCGTCTGATCTGCGGGGAGAATTCGCACCACATCATCGAGGCCGCCTTCAAGGCTTGCGGACGCGCGCTGCGCGAAGCCTGCGAGGACGATCCCCGTGTGGAGGGCGTGCCTTCCACCAAGGGTTCGCTGTAG